Within Aspergillus oryzae RIB40 DNA, chromosome 2, the genomic segment GAAACGAAGACAAGGCCAGTTCGAAGAAGTAACAGGAAGAAAGCATAAGCATTGGCGTTCTGTTTACATAGTTTCCAACTTTCGGGTGggcttttttattctttgtAGTGCATATTTTTACTATGTCCAATTCATTTCGCAACGGAGTTTGTTGCTTTCTGTCGGgaaaatcatcctcatttCTATCTAACCTGTTATTCGACCCAAACTCGCTAAAGAAAAGACCCGAGCATACAAACACAGTCCTCATAGTCAATCATGACATCGTGATCATTGTCACATTGCATGGCAGCACTTCACATCGCATTGTCATCGCAGCGCATTGTTGTCGCATAAGTATCACATAGTGGTGCACAACGATTACATCGTCACATAACTATCGCATCGTTTACTCATTCACCAACCGTTGTGTCGCTGTATGTGCAACACATCCTCTGCTCTCCCAGTCACACAATCAACTGCGTCTCCCTGTCACTCATCCACACATACAGTCGTCCCTTGGAGCGGCCGTTACAGCCATTCAGCCAGTCAACCAGTCAGTCGCTCAAGCGGGCCTGACTGGCTGGTTGACTGATCAAACAACTTCCTGGCGACGCTGCAAGAACTCAATCGTTTCGTTGGCAGCCCTCACCTCGGCCTCTTCGCCACACTGACAACCCTCCACAAGGACAATCTGGGCATCGTTCATAGTAACTGTGCACCGGTACATGGAGCGGCCTTTCTCATCCGAGACACGCCTCAAATTGAAAAGCGCGTCCCCCTTTGACAGTCGCTGTGCGATGTTCCGAGGGTGAGTCACGTTGATACCATCTAACAGAACGCGTCTAACATAAGACAGCAAGCCAATCTGCTCGAGGAAGCGTTCGCATGCAGAGAGGTCCCCGCCTGAGTCAACATAAATGGCTCCGAGGACGCTCTCAACGATGTCGGAGAAGAATTTGTCTGCGTAGAGTTGGGAGAGACTCTGCCAGGGATAACTGGGGCCGTGGTAGAGGGAGGTGAGAATTTTGTTTCGGAGTCTGCGATGACGGTCTAGAGCTGCATCGCGGGAGGTTTGCAGATCGAGACTATTGAATCTCATGAAGCGCCACAGCTCCACATGCTGTGTCTCGGACTTGACCGCGAATCGGCCGTCAGGGGTCTTTTCAACTTTGGTCTTGTCTTGTTCGATGGAAAACTCCATGCAGAAAAACCCAAGCAGGTTCGCGTTCACTACTGCATGTTTGATGAGGGTCATGTCTCCTGGTGAGATTTTGTTAGAGTattggaagatgatggggaCAATGACCATGTCGAGGATAGCATCGCCGAGGAACTCTAATCGCTGATAGGACTGGGTGGTTTGGTCGTGCTGGCAGGAAGGGTGGGTGAGAGCCTCGATCAGGAGATCCTCGTTCTTGAAGGTGTAGCCAAGGTGTCTTTGCAAGTCACCGTCTATGATGTGGCGCGCGGTTCGTCCATGCTCCGTCTGTGTGATGAGAGATGGAATGTCCAGGGGCTGTCTGTTGACCTCCGGAAGGAAGCAATGCGTGCAAATCTGGGCTTTGGAATGGCCACCGTCCAGATAGGCGGCTCCAATTAGAGCCTCGATGACGTCCGCCAACACCTTGGCTGACATCTGTCGCTTGACAGGAGCAGCCCCCACCCTTGTGGATATCAGTGGTGCAATCCACCGGCGAGGAGTGAGCGCCTTTGTGATAATGAAAGAATCCAATCCAGCGTCAAGAGCAGCCCTGGTGAGCCGAGGGTTCTGGACAATAGTGGTGCGACCTTCGGTGAGGAAGCCCTCCGGCCAGTTAAGGTTCTGAAAGAAAAGCTGACACGAAACAATGTACTTTAGGATCGAGTCCCCGAGAAACTCATATCGCTGATAGTTGGTCACCCCTTGAGCCGATGGTGCCATGATGGCTGTGATAACATGCTGAATGTCCGCGAACCCGACGTCACACAGAATGGTTGCGCACAGTCTGTTTGCGATCAATGTACTCTCAAGTCGGTCAACAATGTGTGGGATAAATAAGCCAAATATGGCTGTGGACACTGGTAACTTGTCCACAGTACAGCTTTCGGCAGCCACCATGTGCACCTTGGCAGAACCATGTTCCGACTCAACGATAGCATCAGCTTGCCCGTTATCTAAGGCCGGCGGATGCAAAAAGTTCCTCCGACGTGGGATAGGCCTGCATTCTATTTCAATTAAGCCGGTTTCGGACTCGATCCATCTATGGCAGAAGAACGGCTCGTCATAGCGCGAAAGGTCCCGGATTATTCCCATCGCACCGGGCATAGTGCCCCGTGAGTACGCCTCATGGGCAGTTTCATATCCCGCGTTTCGAAGGAGCCAATCGGCCAACTCGGTGCTCGGTAGGTCAGGCCCAAATAGGGTCACAAAGTCATCATTATTTAACAGGTTTCGGCTACGGGGCGCTTGAATGTAAAGTGCAGTGACTGTCCGCATGTTCGCGATGCAGTTATCGGTTACTGTTGTGATACGCTCTGGTACATCGAATGACAATGTGAGACGAGTATCGCGATCCCAGAAAAGAGTTATTGGAGCCAGTGGTGGCAGGTTCGTCGGTCCGATCAGCTTCATAATTAGCCCATCTGCTGGGTGTCCGTTGCTTTCCAAGGCAATACGCATCTGATGCACATCTGGACATGACCACGAGTTTGCCCAGTCTGTCCAAGGATCATACTGCTCAGACACATCTAATAGCGAGGGCAAAGTGGTGTGATCAGTCGGCCTCATCTCCGGGTTTTTCGTTaatgggagaagatgatcGTTCAAAAGGCCAAACTCATAGAGGGCCCGGTATGCCTGGAAAGCTGTCTCTTTGACTGCTGCACGCTCACTCTTCCACCATAGTTTGCCTTGGATGCGACGGACTTTCGGGTGCACGCAGCTGGGCAGGATCACCGTGCCTTTGATAAGACCTTGTCTGTCCTTCTCGAACGAGAACTCCGGCCTGTTGTCGACATACCGTTCCTCAGGAAGCACGGCGCAGAAGTGGTAGAGATGTGTGACGACTGAATCGGGTGTTATGACGGCGCTGTGACGATGTTAGGAGTGATCAAAGAATCATTATTCGGAGACCGTACCCGGTGGCTTCAACGGTGATCATCTCTGGTACATTTTCATCGACtgcttcttgcgcttctgCCTCGCGGAGCCGTCTCTCTTCGTCTTGATAAGCTTCGACCATAGCTTGCTCTAAAATCTGCCACCTGCGCAAATCGCCGTGCTCGTCCGCTGTGGAGAACATGATAGCGTATGTTGACTTTTGCTGTCGTGCTCGACCGCGCCTTTGGATGAAGGACTTTAAGTTAGCGGGCTTGTCAAAGCATACGACGACACGACAGGCCGTGACGTCGATACCTTCTTCCAAAACGCTGGTCGTGACAATCAGATTTTTACGCCCACTTCGGAAGTCGTCCATGGTACCTCGCTGCTTCTTCGCATTATGCCAGTCGCCCACCATGTCTTGACGACAACTGCCAACCGACATGCCAACATAAGCTGCGCATCGGAATCGGTCCCTGGTTTGGGGGTGGAGAGAAAGTAACCTGGCCAGTACGCTTACGGTTACTCTTTGTTTTACAAAGATCAAGCCCGAGAACTCGGGGTCGTCGAATTTGTCAAGGAAGTTTATCAATGCTGCGAGCTTTGGCGACATTGTGAAGTTGTTCGGATCTGCGAGGTTAGCCTGGACCTCCGCGACTGGTAGCTTGGACAAGAAGTTTGAAAGGTAGGCTctctcctcgtcttcccaGTCCATGGTCAAAGACTGATCGCGAATCGTAGTGCGCAGTTGTTCTACGGATGTGCAAATGTAGTAGTCTGCTGCCCACTCTCCCAGTTCTGCGAATATGTGACGGCTTCGGTCCACAAAGCGTTTAATTTGCTCGTTGCAGAGGGTTTTTCGTACCATGAGCGCTTTGTATTCCCCGCTCCCGTTGAGCAGGCTGCCGTTTTGTGGTATAGCGTCTGGATCTCCGTCAATGTCCGCCGTATCCCAGGCGTGCTCCAGGGCTTGCAGGGCCCTGCCGCCAGGCCCTTCATCTATGGCTTTGCAGATGATGGGCAGTAACTCTGGTCTGTGGGCGTACGTGGTGAGTTCTTGTTTGTGGACTTGCGGAGTTTTGCAGATCGAGTCGAGATTCGATTCTAGG encodes:
- a CDS encoding putative RNA helicase/RNAse III (dsRNA-specific nuclease Dicer and related ribonucleases), yielding MAQLNGSNGTGLLYKPRQYQYEMFEASLKENIIVAMDTGTGKTQIALLRIAHQLEGGGPRKLTWFLTPTVALCLQQYEVIRSHLPAVRACTITGLDKVERWKSQYIWDELLKDKQVVVSTHAVLFEALTHGFVRISQLGLLIFDEAHHCMRRHPANMIMLDFYHPTLRKHGRDSVPCILGLTASPVVRSKSQEMKTLESNLDSICKTPQVHKQELTTYAHRPELLPIICKAIDEGPGGRALQALEHAWDTADIDGDPDAIPQNGSLLNGSGEYKALMVRKTLCNEQIKRFVDRSRHIFAELGEWAADYYICTSVEQLRTTIRDQSLTMDWEDEERAYLSNFLSKLPVAEVQANLADPNNFTMSPKLAALINFLDKFDDPEFSGLIFVKQRVTVSVLARLLSLHPQTRDRFRCAAYVGMSVGSCRQDMVGDWHNAKKQRGTMDDFRSGRKNLIVTTSVLEEGIDVTACRVVVCFDKPANLKSFIQRRGRARQQKSTYAIMFSTADEHGDLRRWQILEQAMVEAYQDEERRLREAEAQEAVDENVPEMITVEATGAVITPDSVVTHLYHFCAVLPEERYVDNRPEFSFEKDRQGLIKGTVILPSCVHPKVRRIQGKLWWKSERAAVKETAFQAYRALYEFGLLNDHLLPLTKNPEMRPTDHTTLPSLLDVSEQYDPWTDWANSWSCPDVHQMRIALESNGHPADGLIMKLIGPTNLPPLAPITLFWDRDTRLTLSFDVPERITTVTDNCIANMRTVTALYIQAPRSRNLLNNDDFVTLFGPDLPSTELADWLLRNAGYETAHEAYSRGTMPGAMGIIRDLSRYDEPFFCHRWIESETGLIEIECRPIPRRRNFLHPPALDNGQADAIVESEHGSAKVHMVAAESCTVDKLPVSTAIFGLFIPHIVDRLESTLIANRLCATILCDVGFADIQHVITAIMAPSAQGVTNYQRYEFLGDSILKYIVSCQLFFQNLNWPEGFLTEGRTTIVQNPRLTRAALDAGLDSFIITKALTPRRWIAPLISTRVGAAPVKRQMSAKVLADVIEALIGAAYLDGGHSKAQICTHCFLPEVNRQPLDIPSLITQTEHGRTARHIIDGDLQRHLGYTFKNEDLLIEALTHPSCQHDQTTQSYQRLEFLGDAILDMVIVPIIFQYSNKISPGDMTLIKHAVVNANLLGFFCMEFSIEQDKTKVEKTPDGRFAVKSETQHVELWRFMRFNSLDLQTSRDAALDRHRRLRNKILTSLYHGPSYPWQSLSQLYADKFFSDIVESVLGAIYVDSGGDLSACERFLEQIGLLSYVRRVLLDGINVTHPRNIAQRLSKGDALFNLRRVSDEKGRSMYRCTVTMNDAQIVLVEGCQCGEEAEVRAANETIEFLQRRQEVV